A region from the Melioribacteraceae bacterium 4301-Me genome encodes:
- a CDS encoding UvrD-helicase domain-containing protein, which translates to MKPVITPYQQKALNYKKHISLTANAGSGKTFVLSHRFVEIAVNENVNIDNIVAITFTDKAASELYKKISEEINNRLKDETDIKIKTKLINLRQQLVSANISTIHSFCINILKEFAPEADIDANFTPLNETESDEILNIIIDSEINKELSDNINSENVKYLIRTLGSKDSLLRQIKEMIKKRKNVEIIEKKFFSVPIKQTSNKYRQTFNQYFEKLFEYRIKDVIQSIIKINEQVLDNNCNNEKALSVNEVIKEIKEEDNTLTKIAKLRQFEKVILTKQGEILKSNYLPTKLRDSLHEEIKTVEEFFDDILKINISENSNLIEYELAAFGSKILIFYRKILELYTLKKKQRGYLDFEDILILTKNLLLRDEVKTYLSKKYKYIMVDEYQDTNEIQYEILMPILDYLKINNLFVVGDEKQSIYMFRDAELEVFYKTKMEIESAESPESILTLPHSFRMSPEIAVFVNLLFKEIFKNPNQLFNEVKYDELICAKNQIGNGGVELLISDEENSDTENILIAKKILQLVNQSQNYKLNFGDISLLCRKRDQFNELEKALIKFKIPYLIIGGKGFFQRQLVYDIYNFISFLLDENNDPALIGILRSPFYSLPDTKIFLISLEEGKNYYNKLINYSKTQNDLKDIILSLKKYKKLIGKINLASLLRLIVKETSYLTVIASKHNANQEIANLEKLLSIAHNFSKQDFKSLYDFADYLRNSIEAYEEEGQAQLIKDDNSVKLMTIHQSKGLEFKAVFIYGANLLVRDSNIKSNEIVIDKNFGLLTKVPLENNYFSSYELAPIGEIYNLIYAKKNLAEMKRLLYVAATRASNYLFISATLKNGKAKKNSFIDIICSALNIDFSKNSFTISSPLKFMILNENKFISEEKEILFEIPIIKEIELSVKPDEKIQLPSIKNLLINNIVDHPKGEIISATKISIFSQCPTKYLLTYELGYVPILRKIKEYTDNFDFNYSEDEETINFAELKGRVIHKLLEKEISQEKIADEAKILLSNEKEFRTQLHLLETITKEITKDLQKYFNSSAYKTMKKYNNYQNEFEIYAQENGDYLYGIVDKLVIENDRLIIIDYKTDKVDKTTIHEKAQAYFVQLTFYAYVLSKYYFNINNFELRLLFIREPETEITRKITRAELSNFGFELKSIINKIKLNQFSPERSHCPKCHFALKENICAKDFLSDNTV; encoded by the coding sequence ATGAAACCTGTAATCACTCCATATCAGCAAAAAGCATTAAACTACAAAAAGCATATTTCTTTGACTGCAAATGCAGGCTCAGGAAAAACATTTGTATTATCCCATCGCTTTGTAGAAATTGCTGTAAACGAAAACGTTAATATTGATAATATAGTTGCAATAACTTTTACCGATAAAGCCGCCTCAGAACTTTACAAAAAAATTTCGGAGGAAATTAATAACAGACTAAAAGATGAAACTGATATAAAAATAAAAACTAAACTAATAAATCTCAGACAACAATTAGTATCTGCTAATATATCAACGATTCACTCCTTCTGTATTAATATACTTAAAGAATTTGCACCAGAAGCTGACATCGACGCAAATTTTACACCACTTAACGAAACTGAATCGGATGAAATACTAAACATAATAATAGACAGCGAAATCAATAAAGAACTTTCGGACAATATCAATTCTGAGAACGTTAAATACTTGATTAGAACCCTGGGCTCAAAAGATAGTTTACTTAGACAAATAAAAGAAATGATTAAAAAAAGAAAAAATGTCGAAATAATTGAAAAAAAATTTTTCTCTGTCCCAATAAAACAAACTTCCAATAAATATCGACAGACATTTAATCAATATTTCGAAAAATTATTTGAATATCGTATTAAGGATGTAATTCAATCAATAATAAAAATTAATGAACAAGTGCTTGATAATAACTGCAATAATGAAAAAGCTTTATCGGTGAACGAAGTTATCAAAGAAATAAAAGAAGAAGATAATACACTTACAAAAATTGCCAAGCTAAGACAATTTGAAAAAGTTATACTAACCAAACAGGGGGAAATTCTTAAATCAAATTACCTCCCCACAAAATTAAGAGATTCCTTACATGAAGAAATAAAAACAGTTGAAGAATTTTTTGATGATATACTAAAAATAAATATCTCTGAAAATTCCAATCTAATAGAGTACGAATTAGCGGCGTTTGGCAGTAAGATTCTCATCTTTTACCGTAAAATTCTTGAACTCTATACACTAAAGAAAAAACAAAGAGGTTATCTTGATTTTGAAGATATACTAATTCTAACCAAAAATTTACTTCTCAGAGATGAGGTTAAAACTTATTTATCTAAAAAATACAAATACATTATGGTTGATGAATATCAAGATACTAATGAAATTCAGTATGAAATTTTAATGCCAATATTAGATTACCTTAAAATTAACAACCTCTTTGTAGTTGGGGACGAAAAACAAAGCATTTACATGTTCCGAGATGCTGAACTCGAGGTTTTTTATAAAACTAAAATGGAAATTGAATCTGCTGAATCTCCCGAATCAATTTTAACTTTGCCCCACAGTTTCAGAATGAGCCCTGAAATAGCAGTGTTTGTAAATTTGCTGTTCAAAGAAATATTTAAAAACCCGAATCAACTTTTTAATGAAGTAAAATATGATGAGTTGATATGCGCTAAAAATCAAATTGGTAACGGCGGTGTAGAGTTATTAATTTCTGATGAAGAAAATTCTGATACAGAAAACATTCTTATTGCTAAAAAAATATTACAGCTCGTTAATCAATCACAAAATTATAAATTAAACTTTGGGGACATATCTTTACTCTGCCGTAAAAGAGACCAATTTAATGAACTAGAAAAAGCTCTTATAAAATTTAAAATTCCATACTTGATAATTGGCGGGAAAGGATTTTTTCAGCGGCAATTAGTTTACGATATTTACAACTTTATTTCGTTCCTTTTAGATGAAAATAACGACCCAGCACTAATTGGCATACTGCGTTCACCATTTTATAGTTTACCCGACACAAAAATTTTTCTAATCTCATTAGAAGAGGGGAAAAATTATTACAATAAACTGATTAATTACAGTAAAACGCAGAACGATTTAAAAGATATAATATTGAGCTTGAAAAAATATAAAAAGCTAATAGGAAAAATAAACTTAGCTTCGCTTCTACGTTTAATAGTCAAAGAAACTTCCTATCTAACTGTAATTGCCTCAAAGCATAATGCTAATCAAGAAATTGCTAATTTAGAAAAACTGCTTTCAATTGCACATAATTTTTCTAAGCAAGACTTCAAGTCATTATACGACTTTGCAGATTACTTAAGAAATTCAATTGAAGCTTACGAAGAAGAGGGGCAAGCGCAATTAATCAAAGATGATAACTCTGTAAAGTTAATGACCATTCACCAATCAAAAGGTCTCGAATTTAAGGCAGTGTTTATTTATGGCGCAAATCTGTTAGTCCGTGATTCAAATATTAAAAGTAACGAAATAGTAATTGACAAAAACTTTGGTTTATTAACTAAAGTGCCTTTAGAAAATAATTACTTTTCTAGTTATGAACTTGCGCCGATTGGAGAAATTTATAATCTCATATATGCAAAAAAAAATTTAGCTGAAATGAAAAGATTATTATACGTGGCTGCAACGCGAGCGTCCAACTATCTATTCATATCCGCAACATTAAAAAACGGGAAAGCAAAAAAGAACTCTTTTATTGACATAATTTGTTCAGCGTTAAATATTGATTTTAGCAAAAACAGCTTTACAATAAGCTCTCCATTGAAATTCATGATTCTTAATGAGAACAAATTTATTTCAGAAGAAAAGGAAATTCTCTTTGAGATACCAATTATCAAAGAGATAGAACTATCAGTCAAGCCTGATGAAAAAATTCAATTGCCTTCCATAAAAAATCTATTAATTAATAACATTGTTGACCATCCAAAAGGCGAAATAATTTCAGCGACTAAGATATCAATCTTTTCACAGTGCCCAACAAAGTATTTATTGACTTATGAATTAGGCTATGTGCCAATTCTTAGAAAAATAAAAGAGTACACTGATAACTTCGATTTCAATTACTCGGAGGATGAAGAAACAATAAACTTTGCGGAGCTAAAAGGAAGGGTAATTCACAAACTTTTGGAAAAAGAAATATCTCAAGAAAAAATAGCAGATGAAGCTAAAATTCTTCTCTCAAATGAAAAAGAATTCAGGACCCAGTTGCATTTATTAGAGACTATAACAAAAGAAATTACTAAAGATCTTCAAAAATATTTTAATTCAAGTGCATATAAAACAATGAAAAAATATAATAACTACCAAAATGAATTTGAAATATACGCTCAAGAAAATGGTGATTATCTTTACGGCATTGTTGACAAGCTGGTTATAGAGAACGACCGTTTAATCATAATTGATTATAAAACAGACAAAGTAGATAAAACTACCATCCACGAAAAAGCACAGGCTTATTTTGTACAGTTGACTTTTTATGCTTATGTCTTATCTAAGTATTATTTTAACATAAACAATTTTGAACTACGATTACTTTTCATTCGCGAGCCTGAAACAGAAATCACTAGAAAAATAACACGTGCAGAATTATCAAATTTTGGCTTTGAGTTGAAGTCTATTATTAATAAAATCAAATTGAACCAATTCTCACCCGAAAGAAGCCACTGTCCTAAATGCCACTTTGCATTAAAAGAAAACATCTGTGCAAAAGATTTTTTATCTGATAATACTGTATAA
- a CDS encoding ATP-binding protein, whose protein sequence is MRKFFPKNKISYIIAILFILILLCGAIAPIITNNITKNWSENLREKIDGLETRAKEKLREKENNLLTAKNNLTENFHNLLTNDTLNKALLFSKLSSDKYNSYSIELWDDSLKLLAWNENVQNEPILNLNYNPNETYFYTTSLISYLAVFDTIQTNQKKFFLAIALPLEKHYNFNGNYYKPLSIQNELSKELSTPLKIFFSPFVQRSKDGREYSFDLLNNFNNKIGLITIEKPSREAELQNVSKLISNIQKSLAVTILIVLLIFLYLKLNKKNRISRIVVLSVFVLITRILLFVMNVPSDLVKGDITNSSYFSSTFGGGIVKSPLDLFITLFLLLLIILEIYQSTNKLEENKNTLKNSKVKFFLQIILSCILILLSLRGLGASVRSIIFDSTLRYFKEYTLFPDIPTALMLLNLLILGFIIFLFSLTLLLFSFKNFYLDKKQRKVFIIGSFIFFQISGWIYDALQSNPQGTSLIRIIFISLIFFFSYLILEKKIQAIFQYLLYSIGASVITIALLIYYNSELEKESLKVVAQDITRTNESFLEFMIQQTISSAPMKYDLGNKIIRNSNLAAIGFVIWTESLLYKEGIPCNIDFFDSTGNYIDGFSLESKQDSEKFLKKIYMSKQPAIIKENNLFNSDIRYTGVSPIFLRDNLIGYILIETSFNSDFIPKTEIPKFLEFSREGITSAINLNKMKAFIFHNDTLTYSFGNLVLNKHEINSITKAPFNNFNESWQSIIINGEKNLVYSIKESKNNTQRIVSVALEERNFSWNLFDFFKVFFFHILIITMILITLSFVYYKAVVKELFSFRTRLTLALLIISIIPLIIMAVYFRNITEEKNSALIINKLDERSHLVEKYLNRYLLNTDLNEYTILQKAKDDIGINYSVYKNGTLVFSTQKNFYDIGLFSKYLNPSAYFKLLLEGMKESLTKAKIENYDYNKLYYKAKIAGEDFIFEINDLFNSLLIPLSDVEINIALFGSYSLVVIIIFVISTILANQISAPIRKLTKATKSVASGDLSVEVIENNRGEIKELIDGFNQMVKGLRINQIELSRLERENAWKEMAKQVAHEIKNPLTPMKLSVQQLIAAYKDKSPKLNEIFDKVTSILISQIETLRNIATEFSNFARMPSLKLESVDIIAAAKESVILFSEEPTKVILQAEHDSLIVEADFDQLKRTFINLIRNSIQADSSLVKLLITTTANDCEIRIIDNGKGIPKEHADKIFENNFTTKEKGMGIGLTLAKRFIEGINGTITLEKSSNEGTTFLIKIPVKKNT, encoded by the coding sequence ATGCGCAAATTTTTCCCAAAAAATAAAATCTCTTATATCATAGCAATCTTATTTATTTTGATACTATTGTGTGGAGCTATAGCGCCCATTATAACAAATAATATTACTAAAAACTGGAGTGAAAATTTAAGAGAGAAAATTGACGGGCTTGAAACACGTGCAAAAGAAAAACTGAGAGAAAAAGAAAATAACCTTCTTACTGCAAAAAATAATTTGACAGAGAATTTTCACAATTTGTTAACTAACGACACTCTTAATAAAGCTCTGTTGTTCAGTAAACTCTCATCAGATAAGTATAACTCATATTCAATTGAATTATGGGATGATTCATTAAAACTATTGGCATGGAACGAAAACGTGCAAAATGAACCAATCTTAAATCTAAACTACAATCCCAATGAAACATATTTTTACACGACATCACTTATCTCATACCTGGCTGTTTTTGATACAATTCAAACGAACCAAAAAAAATTTTTCCTTGCTATCGCTTTACCTTTAGAAAAACATTATAACTTCAATGGCAACTATTATAAACCATTAAGCATTCAAAATGAGTTGAGTAAAGAGCTTTCTACCCCGTTAAAGATTTTTTTTAGTCCTTTTGTTCAAAGATCAAAAGACGGAAGAGAATACTCTTTTGATTTGTTAAATAATTTCAATAATAAAATTGGATTAATAACAATTGAAAAACCATCAAGAGAGGCCGAATTACAAAATGTAAGTAAACTTATTTCAAATATACAGAAAAGCCTGGCCGTTACTATACTTATTGTTTTACTAATCTTTTTGTATTTAAAGTTAAATAAAAAAAATAGAATTAGTCGAATAGTGGTATTAAGTGTATTTGTCTTAATTACAAGAATATTATTGTTTGTGATGAATGTGCCTTCTGATTTAGTAAAAGGTGATATTACTAACTCGTCATATTTTTCATCTACTTTTGGTGGCGGAATTGTAAAGTCGCCACTCGATTTATTTATTACTCTTTTTCTCCTTTTACTAATTATCTTGGAAATTTATCAATCGACAAATAAGTTAGAGGAAAATAAAAACACATTAAAGAATTCTAAAGTTAAATTTTTTTTGCAGATTATCTTATCATGTATTTTAATCTTATTATCATTAAGGGGGTTAGGTGCATCTGTAAGAAGTATTATATTCGATTCAACATTAAGATATTTCAAAGAATATACTTTATTTCCGGATATTCCAACTGCGTTAATGCTGCTGAACTTACTGATACTTGGCTTTATCATTTTCCTTTTTTCTCTTACACTGCTTTTATTCTCATTTAAAAACTTTTATTTAGATAAAAAACAGCGAAAAGTTTTTATTATTGGTTCATTTATTTTTTTCCAAATAAGTGGGTGGATTTACGATGCATTACAAAGCAATCCTCAAGGAACTTCTTTAATAAGAATAATATTTATCAGTTTGATTTTCTTTTTCTCCTACTTAATCTTAGAAAAAAAAATACAAGCTATTTTTCAATACCTATTGTATTCAATTGGTGCTTCAGTAATTACAATAGCCTTGCTAATCTACTACAACTCAGAATTAGAAAAAGAATCGCTTAAAGTAGTTGCCCAAGATATTACTAGAACTAATGAAAGCTTCTTAGAATTCATGATACAGCAAACGATTTCTTCGGCACCGATGAAATATGACTTAGGAAATAAAATTATTCGGAATTCTAACCTTGCAGCTATTGGTTTTGTAATTTGGACAGAAAGCCTGCTTTATAAGGAAGGTATACCATGCAACATAGATTTTTTTGACTCTACGGGTAATTATATCGACGGCTTTTCGTTAGAGTCTAAACAAGACAGTGAAAAATTTTTAAAAAAAATTTATATGAGTAAACAACCAGCAATCATTAAAGAAAATAACTTATTTAACAGCGACATTCGTTATACGGGTGTTTCCCCTATTTTTTTAAGGGATAATTTGATTGGATACATTTTAATAGAAACGAGTTTTAATTCAGATTTTATTCCTAAGACTGAAATACCAAAATTTCTTGAATTTTCCAGGGAAGGAATAACATCAGCTATTAACTTAAACAAAATGAAAGCTTTTATTTTTCATAACGATACTCTAACTTATTCATTCGGTAATTTAGTCTTGAATAAGCACGAAATAAATTCTATAACTAAAGCACCTTTTAATAACTTTAATGAATCATGGCAAAGCATAATTATTAACGGCGAGAAAAATTTAGTCTACAGTATCAAAGAGAGCAAAAACAATACTCAAAGAATCGTTTCCGTAGCGCTTGAAGAAAGAAATTTTTCTTGGAATTTGTTCGATTTCTTTAAGGTATTCTTCTTTCATATATTGATTATTACTATGATATTAATAACTCTGTCTTTTGTTTATTATAAGGCAGTAGTAAAAGAGCTCTTCAGTTTTCGTACAAGATTAACACTTGCATTGTTGATAATTTCTATTATACCTCTAATTATAATGGCAGTTTACTTCAGAAATATTACCGAAGAAAAAAATTCGGCATTAATAATAAATAAACTTGATGAACGCTCACATTTGGTCGAAAAATATCTCAATAGATATTTGTTAAACACAGATTTAAACGAATACACAATCTTACAAAAAGCCAAAGACGACATTGGCATAAATTACAGCGTTTATAAAAATGGAACACTTGTCTTCAGCACTCAAAAAAACTTTTATGACATTGGTTTATTCAGCAAATATCTGAATCCATCAGCTTATTTTAAGTTGCTGCTGGAAGGTATGAAAGAAAGCTTAACAAAAGCAAAAATAGAAAATTACGACTACAACAAGCTGTACTATAAAGCAAAAATTGCAGGTGAAGATTTTATTTTTGAAATCAATGATTTGTTCAATTCACTGTTGATTCCCCTATCCGATGTAGAAATTAATATTGCACTTTTTGGCAGTTACTCCCTGGTTGTTATAATTATTTTTGTAATTAGTACTATTCTCGCAAATCAAATATCAGCGCCAATTAGAAAATTAACAAAAGCTACTAAATCTGTAGCTTCAGGCGACCTGAGTGTTGAAGTAATCGAAAATAATCGCGGTGAAATTAAAGAACTCATAGATGGTTTCAATCAAATGGTGAAAGGTTTGCGAATTAACCAGATAGAACTTTCAAGGTTGGAACGAGAAAATGCATGGAAAGAAATGGCTAAACAAGTAGCACATGAAATTAAAAATCCCTTAACTCCAATGAAATTATCTGTACAACAATTAATTGCTGCTTATAAGGATAAATCTCCAAAGCTGAATGAGATTTTTGATAAAGTGACATCCATTCTAATAAGCCAAATTGAAACTTTACGCAACATAGCCACTGAATTTTCTAACTTCGCTCGCATGCCAAGTTTAAAATTGGAAAGTGTGGATATAATTGCAGCCGCTAAGGAATCTGTAATACTGTTTTCTGAAGAACCCACAAAAGTAATTTTACAAGCTGAACATGATAGTTTAATTGTAGAGGCTGACTTCGACCAACTTAAACGAACCTTTATTAACTTAATCCGCAATTCTATACAAGCTGATTCCAGTTTAGTAAAACTTCTCATAACAACTACTGCCAACGACTGTGAAATAAGAATTATCGATAACGGTAAAGGAATACCCAAAGAACATGCAGATAAAATTTTTGAAAATAATTTTACTACAAAAGAAAAGGGAATGGGAATAGGATTGACATTAGCTAAAAGGTTTATCGAAGGAATAAATGGTACAATTACATTAGAAAAATCATCGAACGAGGGTACAACTTTTTTAATAAAAATTCCTGTTAAAAAGAATACATGA
- a CDS encoding DUF4783 domain-containing protein — protein MSNFWKIFFLATVCFSSPVLFAQRNNIANLNELFTKIEEGFQTGNIDKFSNHFNNKTYISLFNGVNGYYSSNQSYYVLKDFLAINQPINFKLDNIVTDSSTPFASGIFRYKTNGISNTSLIFISIKNINNEWRINQITIN, from the coding sequence ATGAGCAATTTTTGGAAAATTTTTTTTCTTGCAACAGTTTGTTTTTCTTCACCAGTTTTATTTGCACAGCGAAATAATATCGCTAACTTAAATGAGCTTTTTACAAAGATTGAAGAAGGTTTTCAAACTGGCAATATCGACAAATTTTCAAATCATTTTAATAATAAAACCTACATAAGTCTATTTAATGGCGTAAACGGTTATTACAGTTCTAATCAATCTTATTATGTATTAAAAGATTTTCTTGCTATAAATCAGCCTATTAATTTCAAATTAGATAATATAGTTACAGACAGTTCGACTCCATTTGCTTCTGGTATTTTTAGATATAAAACTAATGGTATTTCCAATACTTCATTGATATTTATATCCATCAAAAATATTAATAATGAGTGGCGGATAAATCAAATCACAATTAATTAA
- a CDS encoding dihydroorotase — translation MKIILQNVCLLNPEQKLNQKNDLLIDNGIIKKIGSLSSEDKKDADVYDFSGKYCVPGLFDMHVHLREPGREDEETIITGSNAAAAGGFTEIACMPNTEPAIDSAEVVRFIKEQSKNHLVEVYPIGAATLARKGEALSPMYELFEAGVVGFSDDGVAIKTASILRHAMEYSKMFDLPIIEHCEDESLANGAMNEGINSTLLGLPPIPSVAEDLIVMRDIIMAEFTKAKIHIAHISTKNSVELVRQAKKKGIKITAEVTPHHFTLTDDSIKTFDTNFKMSPPLRTKKDIEAIIEGLADGTIDCIASDHAPHSIEEKEMEFIFAPNGIIGLETQLGLALTELVHKKYLTLEQLVTKLSINPRKILNLPVPLILEGEPANLTIIDPDVVWTVDVHKFKSKSKNSPFDKRLLTGKAIAVINKNKMFYEDQFIDISS, via the coding sequence GAAGATAAAAAAGATGCTGATGTTTATGACTTTAGTGGAAAATACTGTGTGCCGGGCTTGTTCGATATGCATGTCCATCTAAGGGAACCCGGCCGAGAAGATGAAGAAACAATTATCACCGGCTCAAATGCTGCAGCTGCGGGTGGATTTACTGAAATCGCATGTATGCCAAACACTGAACCTGCAATTGATTCTGCTGAGGTAGTCAGATTTATCAAAGAACAATCAAAAAATCATTTGGTTGAAGTCTATCCAATAGGAGCAGCTACTCTTGCTCGCAAAGGTGAGGCTCTCTCACCAATGTACGAGCTTTTTGAAGCAGGTGTTGTAGGTTTTTCTGACGATGGAGTTGCTATAAAAACAGCTTCTATTTTAAGACATGCTATGGAATACTCTAAAATGTTTGACCTCCCTATAATAGAACATTGCGAAGATGAATCACTCGCAAACGGCGCTATGAACGAGGGAATTAATTCAACATTACTTGGATTGCCTCCAATTCCTTCTGTAGCTGAAGATTTAATTGTTATGCGAGATATTATTATGGCTGAATTTACAAAAGCTAAAATTCATATCGCACATATAAGTACTAAAAATTCAGTTGAGCTCGTCCGACAGGCAAAGAAAAAAGGAATAAAAATTACAGCCGAAGTTACACCACACCATTTCACATTAACTGATGATTCAATAAAAACTTTTGATACCAACTTTAAAATGAGTCCGCCACTAAGAACCAAAAAAGATATTGAGGCAATTATTGAAGGACTGGCAGATGGCACAATTGATTGTATTGCAAGCGACCACGCTCCCCACTCAATAGAAGAAAAAGAAATGGAATTCATTTTTGCACCTAACGGAATTATCGGCCTTGAAACTCAACTGGGTTTGGCTTTAACAGAACTTGTTCATAAAAAATATCTTACTTTAGAGCAACTTGTAACAAAGCTTTCTATTAATCCACGTAAAATTCTAAACCTGCCTGTGCCCCTAATTTTAGAAGGTGAACCAGCAAATCTCACAATTATTGATCCGGATGTAGTTTGGACAGTAGATGTTCATAAATTTAAATCAAAATCAAAAAATTCACCTTTCGATAAACGATTGTTGACCGGTAAAGCTATAGCAGTTATTAACAAGAATAAAATGTTCTATGAAGATCAGTTTATTGATATTTCATCTTAA